AAAACCCAGACAGACATTGTACTTTCGGATGGCATCAAGTCCCAGTTGACCGATATTGTTATTCCTGAAGATAGTCCCATCATCGGCAGGCAAATCGTGCAACTCAAATTCCCTAAAAACGCAACCATCTCCTTCATTCAACGGGACAATAGCTATATGTCAGCTACCGGATCAACCGTTTTATTAAGCAATGACAAATTGTTTATTTTGGCTGAAGATGAAAATTCGATGGCAGATGTATATAATTGTCTTTGTATCAATAAGAAATAAAAATTCCAATCTTTATCTGCCAACCAAACCTGTAATAATCGACCAAACAGGATGTCGTATTTTTTCCAATAAATAACATATTTTATTGCATTAAAATTATAAATTTTTAATTTTATTTCTCATAACAGCACTATTTTTAAAGTGTATTTTATTAAAAATTAAAATAATGAAATCTAATTTCCTCCTATTAATCATTTTTGCGATCTTCTGTAATATGAGTTTAAAAGCACAGGAGAATCCCGAGTTTGAAAAGCATGCATACAACTACGAAAGTATGATGGTCACAGCTTTCCAGAAAAGAGATACAGCACAATATAAAAGATCACTCGATCATTTAACAATGGATTTTTCGTCACTTAATGAAGAATCTCAGAATATATATAAAGTTATATTCAGTAACCTTAACTATAGTTTTGCTTGTCTTTATTCCATCTTAAATAATAAAACCAAAGCTCTGGAATATCTGGAAAAATCAAAATTCACAGATTACAGACAAATGTTGGTTGATGAAGATTTGAAAAATATCCGAAAAGAGAAACGGTTTAAAACTTGTCTCAAATATGCCAGGGAAAATGCACCTGATTATTTAAATACACTGAAAAAAGCCGCCAAATATGAAGGAAGCGGA
The sequence above is drawn from the Bacteroidota bacterium genome and encodes:
- a CDS encoding TrkA C-terminal domain-containing protein, coding for KTQTDIVLSDGIKSQLTDIVIPEDSPIIGRQIVQLKFPKNATISFIQRDNSYMSATGSTVLLSNDKLFILAEDENSMADVYNCLCINKK